The stretch of DNA TGAATGACCAGTTGCGTATTGTGGAAGGCGATGCGTTTCAGCGTCTTGCACGCATGCTGGTTGGCAAGGTGGCAAACGGTGGCCCGAAGAAGTTGGCAAAGGGCACGAAGATCGAGCAGGCCTACCTCGAAGATCTCGATCACTACCACTGGTTCGATATCCGTCTGGCGGACGAAGATGCAGCCGCACAGCTTGAGGCGATCAAGGATTCGATCGAGCAAAAGCGTCACCAGTTCGATCTCGCATTTGAAGAAAAGCGCAAGAAGCTGACGCAAGGCGACGAGTTGCCGCCGGGCGTGCTGAAGATGGTCAAGGTTTATCTGGCTGTGAAGCGTCGTCTGCAGCCGGGTGACAAGATGGCTGGCCGTCACGGTAACAAGGGTGTGGTGTCGAAGATCGTCCCGATTGAAGACATGCCGTACATGGCCGATGGCCGTCCGGCTGACGTTGTGTTGAATCCGCTGGGCGTGCCATCACGGATGAACGTCGGGCAGGTTCTCGAAGTGCATCTTGGCTGGGCCGCGAAAGGTCTGGGCTGGCGTATTGGTGAAATGCTTCAGCGCCAGGTCAAGATTGCGGAACTGCGTGAATTCCTTGGCAAGATCTACAACGAGTCGGGTCGTGCAGAAGAGTTGGATAGCTTCTCAGACGATGAAATCATCGAGCTGGCGAAGAACCTGCGCGAAGGTGTGCCATTTGCCACACCGGTGTTTGACGGTGCAACTGAAGAAGAAATGTCACGCGCACTTGATCTTGCTTTCCCGGATGAGATTGCCGAGCAACTTGGCATGACGCCGTCAAAAAACCAGGTGCGTCTGTATGACGGCCGCACAGGTGAGATATTTGAGCGTCCAGTGACGGTCGGCTACATGCATTACCTGAAACTGCATCACCTGGTTGACGACAAGATGCACGCGCGTTCGACAGGTCCGTACTCGCTTGTGACGCAGCAGCCGCTTGGCGGCAAGGCGCAGTTCGGTGGGCAGCGTTTTGGTGAGATGGAAGTGTGGGCGCTTGAAGCATATGGCGCCTCTTACGTGCTCCAGGAAATGCTGACGGTGAAGTCGGATGACGTGACAGGCCGGACCAAGGTCTATGAAAACCTGGTGAAGGGTGATCATGTGATCGATGCTGGCATGCCTGAGTCGTTTAACGTGCTGGTGAAGGAAATCCGGTCGCTCGGTATTGATATCGACCTGGACCGGAACTAATCGGACTACTGGAGAGAAGCGATGAAAGCTTTGCTCGATCTATTCAAGCAAGTCCAACAACCCGAAGTTTTTGATGCGATCAAGATCGGTCTGGCGTCCCCGGACAAGATTCGTTCGTGGTCTTTCGGTGAGGTCAAAAAGCCTGAGACCATCAATTACCGGACATTCAAGCCGGAGCGTGATGGTCTGTTCTGCGCGAAGATTTTCGGGCCGATCAAAGACTACGAGTGCCTGTGCGGCAAGTACAAGCGCTTGAAGCACCGTGGTGTGATTTGCGAGAAGTGCGGCGTCGAAGTGACGCTCGCCAAGGTGCGGCGTGAGCGGATGGGCCACATTGAACTGGCCTCGCCGGTTGCGCACATCTGGTTCCTGAAATCGCTGCCGTCGCGTTTGGGCATGGTGCTCGACATGACGTTGCGCGACATCGAACGCGTGTTGTATTTCGAAGCTTATGTGGTGATCGAACCGGGTATGACGCCGCTGAAAGCGCGGCAAATCATGACCGAAGAGGATTACTACAACAAGGTTGAGGAATACGGCGACGAGTTTCGTGCCGAGATGGGTGCGGAAGGCGTGCGCGAGTTGCTACGCGCGATCAATATTGACGAGCAGGTCGATATGTTGCGTACGGAGCTCAAGAACACGGGTTCTGAAGCCAAGATCAAGAAGTACGCCAAACGTCTGAAAGTGCTTGAGGCATTCCAGCGTTCGGGTATCAAACCCGACTGGATGGTGCTTGAGGTGTTGCCGGTGCTGCCGCCTGAATTGCGGCCGCTGGTGCCGCTTGATGGTGGCCGTTTTGCGACTTCCGATCTGAACGATCTGTATCGCCGCGTGATCAACCGTAACAACCGGTTGAAGCGTTTGCTTGAACTGAAGGCGCCTGAAATTATCGTTCGCAATGAAAAGCGGATGCTGCAGGAAGCCGTCGATTCGCTGCTCGACAATGGTCGTCGCGGCAAGGCGATGACGGGTGCCAACAAGCGTCCGTTGAAATCGCTGGCCGACATGATTAAGGGCAAGGGCGGCCGGTTCCGGCAGAACTTGCTGGGCAAGCGTGTTGACTATTCGGGCCGCTCGGTGATCGTGGTGGGCCCGACGCTGAAGCTTCACCAGTGTGGTTTGCCGAAGCTGATGGCGTTGGAGCTGTTCAAGCCGTTTATTTTTCACAAGCTTGAAGTGATGGGCGTTGCGACGACCATCAAGGCCGCGAAAAAGGAAGTTGAGAACCAGACCGCCGTGGTGTGGGACATCCTCGAAGAGGTGATCCGCGAACATCCGGTCATGCTGAACCGCGCGCCGACGCTGCACCGTCTTGGTATTCAGGCTTTCGAGCCGGTGCTGATTGAAGGCAAGGCGATCCAGCTGCATCCGCTGGTTTGCGCAGCCTTCAACGCCGACTTCGACGGTGACCAGATGGCGGTTCACGTTCCGTTGTCGCTCGAAGCGCAAATGGAAGCGCGCACGCTGATGCTGGCGTCGAACAACATCCTGTTTCCGGCGAACGGCGATCCGTCGATCGTGCCGTCACAGGATATCGTGCTGGGCCTGTATTACGCGACGCGTGAAGCTGTCAATGCCAAGGGCGAAGGCTTGTCCTTCACGGGCGTCTCGGAAGCGTTGCGCGCGTATGAGAACAAGGAAGTCGAGCTGGCATCGCGCGTGAACGTGCGGATCACCGAAATGGTCCATAACGAAGACAAGTCGCCGGGCGCTCCCGCGTTTGTGCCAAAGATCTCGCTTTACGCAACGACCGTTGGCCGCGCGATCCTGTCGGAAATCCTGCCGCCGGGGCTGCCGTTCTCGGTGCTGAACAAGCCGTTGAAAAAGAAAGAGATTTCACGCCTGATCAATACCGCTTTCCGCAAGTGCGGCTTGCGTGAGACGGTGATCTTCGCGGATCAGCTGATGCAAGCGGGCTTCCGTCTGGCGACGCGTGCGGGTATTTCGATTTGCGTGGACGACATGCTCGTGCCGCCACAAAAAGAGACGATCGTCGGTGATGCAGCGAAGAAGGTGAAGGAATACGACCGTCAGTACATGTCAGGTCTTGTTACTTCGCAAGAGCGCTACAACAACGTGGTCGATATCTGGTCAGCAACATCGGAAGCAGTGGGCAAGGCGATGATGGAGCAGTTGTCGACCGAGCCTGTTGTTGATCGCAATGGCAAGGAGACGCGTCAGGAATCGTTTAACTCGATTTACATGATGGCTGACTCCGGTGCTCGTGGTTCTGCTGTGCAGATTCGCCAGCTGGCGGGGATGCGTGGCCTGATGGCGAAGCCGGACGGCTCGATTATCGAGACGCCGATTACGGCGAATTTCCGTGAAGGTCTGAACGTGTTGCAGTACTTCATCTCGACCCACGGTGCACGGAAGGGTCTGGCTGATACGGCACTGAAAACCGCGAACTCGGGTTACCTGACTCGCCGTCTGGTTGACGTGACCCAGGATCTGGTTGTGGTCGAGGACGACTGCGGCACATCGAATGGCGTGGCAATGAAGGCGCTGGTCGAGGGTGGCGAGGTTGTGGAAGCGCTGCGTGACCGGATTCTCGGCCGGGTGGCGGTGGCTGACGTCGTCAATCCAGAGTCGCAAGAGACCTTGTACGAAGCGGGCACGCTGCTTGACGAAGATGCGGTCGAAGAGATCGAGCGTCTGGGCATCGATGAAGTGCGCGTGCGCACGCCGCTTACGTGCGAGACGCGTTATGGCTTGTGCGCGGCCTGCTATGGCCGGGATCTCGGGCGCGGTTCGTCGGTCAATGTGGGCGAGGCTGTTGGCGTGATCGCAGCGCAATCGATTGGTGAACCCGGTACGCAGTTGACGATGCGGACGTTCCACATCGGCGGCGCGGCATCGCGTGCGGCAGTGGCTTCGTCGGTTGAAGCGAAGTCCAACGGTACGGTTCGCTTTACCGCGACGATGC from Paraburkholderia hayleyella encodes:
- the rpoC gene encoding DNA-directed RNA polymerase subunit beta' — translated: MKALLDLFKQVQQPEVFDAIKIGLASPDKIRSWSFGEVKKPETINYRTFKPERDGLFCAKIFGPIKDYECLCGKYKRLKHRGVICEKCGVEVTLAKVRRERMGHIELASPVAHIWFLKSLPSRLGMVLDMTLRDIERVLYFEAYVVIEPGMTPLKARQIMTEEDYYNKVEEYGDEFRAEMGAEGVRELLRAINIDEQVDMLRTELKNTGSEAKIKKYAKRLKVLEAFQRSGIKPDWMVLEVLPVLPPELRPLVPLDGGRFATSDLNDLYRRVINRNNRLKRLLELKAPEIIVRNEKRMLQEAVDSLLDNGRRGKAMTGANKRPLKSLADMIKGKGGRFRQNLLGKRVDYSGRSVIVVGPTLKLHQCGLPKLMALELFKPFIFHKLEVMGVATTIKAAKKEVENQTAVVWDILEEVIREHPVMLNRAPTLHRLGIQAFEPVLIEGKAIQLHPLVCAAFNADFDGDQMAVHVPLSLEAQMEARTLMLASNNILFPANGDPSIVPSQDIVLGLYYATREAVNAKGEGLSFTGVSEALRAYENKEVELASRVNVRITEMVHNEDKSPGAPAFVPKISLYATTVGRAILSEILPPGLPFSVLNKPLKKKEISRLINTAFRKCGLRETVIFADQLMQAGFRLATRAGISICVDDMLVPPQKETIVGDAAKKVKEYDRQYMSGLVTSQERYNNVVDIWSATSEAVGKAMMEQLSTEPVVDRNGKETRQESFNSIYMMADSGARGSAVQIRQLAGMRGLMAKPDGSIIETPITANFREGLNVLQYFISTHGARKGLADTALKTANSGYLTRRLVDVTQDLVVVEDDCGTSNGVAMKALVEGGEVVEALRDRILGRVAVADVVNPESQETLYEAGTLLDEDAVEEIERLGIDEVRVRTPLTCETRYGLCAACYGRDLGRGSSVNVGEAVGVIAAQSIGEPGTQLTMRTFHIGGAASRAAVASSVEAKSNGTVRFTATMRYVTNAKGEQIVISRSGEAMITDDHGRERERHKVPYGATLLQLDGALIKAGTQLATWDPMTRPIITEYGGTVKFENVEEGVTVAKQIDDVTGLSTLVVIDVKRRGSQASKSVRPQVKLLDASGEEVKIPGTEHSVQIGFQVGALITVKDGQQVQVGEVLARIPTESQKTRDITGGLPRVAELFEARSPKDAGILAEVTGTTSFGKDTKGKQRLVITDLEGNQHEFLIAKEKQVLVHDAQVVNKGEMIVDGPADPHDILRLQGVEALSRYIVDEVQDVYRLQGVKINDKHIEVIVRQMLRRVQITDNGDTRFIPGEQVERSDMLDENDRMIADDKRPATYENVLLGITKASLSTDSFISAASFQETTRVLTEAAIMGKRDDLRGLKENVIVGRLIPAGTGLAFHKARKSRELSDRERFDQIAAEESFEFGTPEVPAAEQQHSGE